In Nocardioides luti, the DNA window TCGCCGGTGGCGTCGTGGCCGTGCTCGGCGAGCAGCCAGGCGTCGGGCGACTCCGCGGCCATCGTCCGGCGGGTCGTCGCGGCGACCGCGTGCGCACGGTCCTCGGCGCCGAGCCGGCCGGTCATGTTCGCGACGTCGACGCGCCACCCGTCCAGCCCCCGGCGCAGCCACCGGGCGACGACGGAGTCGGGGCCGTCGTACAGGCGCCGGGCGAGCTCGGCGGAGGCGTGGTCGAGCTTCGGCAGCGACGCGATCCCGAGCCAGGACGCGTAGGAGCCGTCCGGCTCGAAGCGGTAGAAGGCGCGCTCGACCGAGGCCGGGTCCGCGGCCGCGGTGCGGAACCAGTCGTGGCGGTCGCCGGTGTGGTTCGTCGTGAGGTCGCCGACCAGCCGCAGACCGCGCTCGTGGAGCGTGTCCGCCAGCCGCTCGAGCGCCGCGTCGCCGCCGAGCAGGGGGTCGACGCGCTCGAAGGACACCGCGTCGTAGCGGTGCGTGGAGCCGGCCTCGAAGACCGGGGTGAGGTAGAGCAGCGTCGCGCCGAGGCGCTCGAGGTGGTCGATCCGCGCCGCGACGCCGTCGAGCGTGCCGCCGTACCACTGGAAGGGGACCTCGGGCCCACGGTGCACGACGGCGTCGTCCCAGGCCACCGGCCGCGCCCACTCCGGCACCGGGGCGCCGGTCTCGGTGCGCTCGAAGCGGTCCGGGAACACCTGGTAGGCCACCTGGTCCGCGACCCAGCAGGGCACCCGGTGCTCGGTGCTGATCAGGAAGTCCCCGGCGTCCGTGACGTCGCGGGCGTGCACCCCGGTCGCGGTCAGCCAGCGGTAGTCGGCCGGGCCGTTCGAGACCAGGAAGCGGTACGACGTCACGGGGTTCACCAGCGCGAGCGTCACCGACCACCAGGCACCCGCGTCGTCACCGGCCGCCTGCTCGGCCGGCGTGATCGCCGGCTCCCCGTCGCGCACCGCCCGGAGCACCACGGCCCGGGCACCGGGGGTGCCGTCGGGCC includes these proteins:
- a CDS encoding alpha-amylase family glycosyl hydrolase: MTYDVDPLAPHHDGSPAYVGASAPALGERVELRVRVPHRPDGTPGARAVVLRAVRDGEPAITPAEQAAGDDAGAWWSVTLALVNPVTSYRFLVSNGPADYRWLTATGVHARDVTDAGDFLISTEHRVPCWVADQVAYQVFPDRFERTETGAPVPEWARPVAWDDAVVHRGPEVPFQWYGGTLDGVAARIDHLERLGATLLYLTPVFEAGSTHRYDAVSFERVDPLLGGDAALERLADTLHERGLRLVGDLTTNHTGDRHDWFRTAAADPASVERAFYRFEPDGSYASWLGIASLPKLDHASAELARRLYDGPDSVVARWLRRGLDGWRVDVANMTGRLGAEDRAHAVAATTRRTMAAESPDAWLLAEHGHDATGDLRGAGWHGTMDYAGFTRPLWCWLNGGSPDGPGLPHGLDYLGLPVDIPVLPAERAVATMREVHGAIPFTVWQSGTNHLDSHDTPRFRTVTGGGTSGGTDLVGAGRPGHLVGLALQMTMPGVPVVFMGDEIGLTAVDGEHARTPYPWHDEQSWDAPTLAAYREWIELRHRHVALRRGGLRWLHAHGDAMTFLREHPDQTLLVHATRAAGPEVRLPLAALGPDPVVTTLVGPPARVVADELVLPGEGPAASVHLVSSGGPGS